A DNA window from Micromonospora sp. NBC_01739 contains the following coding sequences:
- the glgA gene encoding glycogen synthase, which produces MTDSIPLRVDLLTREYPPEVYGGAGVHVEYLARELRRLTEVRVHCFGAPRTEPGVRAYPEPAGLAGANPALRTMGVDLEMAAGCAGADVVHSHTWYANLAGHTAKLLYGVPHVVTAHSLEPLRPWKAEQLGGGYALSSWCERTAYESADAIVAVSAGMRRDVLTAYPSVDPDRVHVIYNGIDTAQYAPDPGTDVLARLGIDPALPSVVYVGRITRQKGLPHLLRAARDLPPDTQLVLLAGAPDTPELAAEVEGLVAELRAGRSGVIWVAEMLPKPEVIQVLTHATIFVCPSVYEPMGIVNLEAMACETAVVATATGGIPEVVVEGETGLLVPIEQTGLDGTPADPARFEADLAARLNELLASPDRAAALGRAGRRRAVEHFSWDAIAARTLNLYRSLR; this is translated from the coding sequence ATGACCGACTCCATCCCGCTGCGCGTCGACCTGCTCACCCGGGAGTACCCGCCGGAGGTCTACGGGGGCGCCGGGGTGCATGTCGAGTACCTGGCCCGGGAGTTGCGCCGGCTGACCGAGGTCCGGGTGCACTGCTTCGGCGCGCCGCGTACCGAGCCGGGAGTGCGGGCGTACCCCGAACCGGCGGGCCTGGCCGGCGCGAACCCGGCCCTGCGGACCATGGGGGTGGACCTGGAGATGGCGGCCGGGTGTGCCGGCGCGGACGTGGTGCACAGCCACACCTGGTACGCCAACCTGGCCGGGCACACCGCGAAGCTGCTGTACGGGGTGCCGCACGTGGTGACCGCGCACAGCCTGGAGCCGCTGCGCCCCTGGAAGGCCGAACAGCTCGGCGGCGGGTACGCCCTCTCCTCCTGGTGCGAACGCACCGCCTACGAGTCGGCCGACGCGATCGTGGCGGTCAGCGCGGGGATGCGCCGGGACGTGCTGACCGCGTACCCCTCGGTGGATCCGGACCGGGTGCACGTGATCTACAACGGCATCGACACCGCGCAGTACGCCCCCGACCCGGGCACGGACGTGCTGGCCCGACTCGGCATCGACCCGGCCCTGCCCAGCGTGGTCTACGTCGGGCGGATCACCCGGCAGAAGGGCCTGCCGCACCTGCTGCGCGCCGCCCGCGACCTGCCCCCGGACACCCAACTGGTGCTGCTGGCCGGGGCACCGGACACCCCGGAGCTCGCCGCCGAGGTGGAGGGCCTGGTAGCCGAGCTGCGGGCGGGCCGCTCCGGGGTGATCTGGGTGGCCGAGATGCTGCCCAAGCCCGAGGTGATCCAGGTGCTCACCCACGCCACCATCTTCGTCTGCCCCTCGGTGTACGAGCCGATGGGCATCGTCAACCTGGAGGCGATGGCCTGCGAGACCGCGGTGGTGGCCACCGCCACCGGCGGCATCCCCGAGGTGGTCGTCGAAGGCGAGACCGGCCTGCTGGTCCCGATCGAGCAGACCGGTCTGGACGGCACGCCCGCCGACCCGGCCCGCTTCGAGGCCGACCTGGCGGCCCGGCTCAACGAGCTGCTGGCTTCTCCCGACCGCGCCGCCGCGCTTGGCCGGGCCGGCCGCCGCCGGGCGGTCGAGCACTTCTCCTGGGACGCGATCGCCGCCCGCACCCTCAACCTCTACCGCTCACTGAGGTAA
- a CDS encoding winged helix-turn-helix domain-containing protein, with the protein MYEQIIADVIASIRSGALKPGEKLPSIAQLCEQYQASPTPIRTALRILDERGWIEVHQGKGSFVANEPPA; encoded by the coding sequence GTGTACGAACAGATCATCGCCGACGTGATCGCATCGATTCGGTCCGGCGCACTGAAGCCTGGCGAGAAGTTGCCCTCCATCGCGCAACTATGCGAGCAGTACCAGGCCAGCCCGACGCCGATCAGGACAGCGTTACGAATCCTCGACGAGCGGGGCTGGATCGAGGTGCACCAGGGCAAGGGTTCGTTCGTGGCTAACGAACCGCCCGCCTGA
- a CDS encoding TetR/AcrR family transcriptional regulator has protein sequence MASENPPTPRRRGRPTVLDPEAVGTAALRLWAERGYGATGWEDISAATGISARTLMRYFPSKAALAWVGVPAATRRLTETFRTLPLDVPLSDALRAAVVASVSDDALVLSAGGYWMRVVAEEPELAGASARAYAPWTEALAREIARRRPGAPRAIYHAVATAYREAAQAALYDWARSPDGSPAHAVDALLRRLDIRITTPEEAP, from the coding sequence ATGGCCTCGGAGAACCCGCCCACCCCGCGCCGACGTGGCCGACCCACCGTGCTCGATCCCGAGGCGGTCGGCACCGCGGCCCTGCGGCTCTGGGCGGAGCGCGGCTACGGCGCCACCGGCTGGGAGGACATCTCGGCGGCCACCGGGATCAGCGCCCGCACCCTGATGCGGTACTTCCCCTCCAAGGCCGCCCTCGCCTGGGTGGGGGTGCCCGCCGCCACCCGGCGGCTGACCGAGACGTTCCGCACGCTGCCCCTTGACGTCCCGTTGTCGGACGCCCTGCGCGCCGCCGTGGTCGCCTCCGTCTCCGACGACGCGCTCGTGCTCAGCGCGGGCGGGTACTGGATGCGGGTCGTCGCTGAGGAACCCGAGCTGGCGGGAGCCTCCGCGCGCGCCTACGCGCCCTGGACCGAGGCCCTCGCCCGGGAGATCGCCCGGCGTCGACCGGGAGCGCCGAGGGCGATCTACCACGCGGTCGCCACCGCGTACCGCGAGGCGGCCCAGGCCGCGCTCTACGACTGGGCCCGCAGCCCCGACGGCTCGCCCGCCCACGCCGTCGACGCCCTGCTGCGTCGGCTGGACATCCGCATCACCACACCCGAGGAAGCCCCGTGA
- a CDS encoding NADH:flavin oxidoreductase: MTTTRPIPDPLAPAVLGPVRLRNRVIKSATFEGATPDALVTDRLIEYHTAVGRGGVGMTTVAYLAVAPEGRTEQGQVYWRPEALPGLRRLTEAVHATGARVSAQIGHAGPVANSRSNGLPSLAASARFNPLGMGFDRAASHDDIHRIVAAHGSAAAAAREVGFDAVEVHLGHTYLAGSFLSPKLNRRRDEFGGALANRAEFPRRILAAVKEAVGDDMAVIAKMNMRDGVPGGFDLDESIPFARMLQADGHLDALELTGGSSLLNPMYLFRGDIPLAAMAAPQPPLLRLGMKMFGRFLFRDYPYQPLYFRDLALQFRRELSMPLILLGGVTDLDGMRTAMSDGFEYVAMARALLREPDLINKIRRDAATRSRCTHCNLCAASIFTGTHCPLDAEGTTALVAAGTRPVVAP, encoded by the coding sequence GTGACCACCACCCGCCCGATCCCCGACCCGCTCGCCCCCGCCGTCCTCGGTCCGGTGCGCCTGCGCAACCGGGTCATCAAGTCCGCCACCTTCGAGGGGGCGACCCCGGACGCCCTGGTCACCGACCGCCTGATCGAGTACCACACCGCCGTGGGTCGCGGCGGCGTCGGCATGACGACTGTCGCCTACCTCGCCGTCGCGCCCGAGGGGCGCACCGAACAGGGCCAGGTCTACTGGCGGCCCGAGGCGTTGCCCGGGCTGCGCCGGCTGACCGAGGCGGTGCACGCCACCGGCGCCAGGGTCAGCGCCCAGATCGGGCACGCCGGTCCGGTGGCCAACTCCCGCTCGAACGGGCTGCCCTCGCTCGCGGCGTCGGCGCGGTTCAACCCCCTGGGGATGGGCTTCGACCGCGCCGCGAGCCACGACGACATCCACCGCATCGTGGCCGCCCACGGCAGCGCCGCCGCGGCGGCGCGCGAGGTGGGCTTCGACGCCGTCGAGGTGCACCTGGGCCACACCTACCTCGCCGGATCGTTCCTTTCGCCGAAGCTCAACCGACGCCGGGACGAGTTCGGCGGTGCGCTGGCCAACCGCGCCGAGTTCCCGCGCCGGATCCTGGCCGCCGTCAAGGAGGCCGTCGGCGACGACATGGCCGTCATCGCCAAGATGAACATGCGCGACGGCGTGCCCGGCGGTTTCGACCTCGACGAGTCGATCCCGTTCGCCCGAATGTTGCAGGCCGACGGACACCTGGACGCCCTGGAGCTCACCGGTGGGTCCTCGCTGCTCAACCCGATGTACCTGTTCCGGGGCGACATCCCGCTCGCGGCGATGGCCGCGCCCCAGCCGCCGCTGCTGCGACTCGGGATGAAGATGTTCGGCCGGTTCCTGTTCCGCGACTACCCCTACCAGCCGCTCTACTTCCGCGACCTCGCGCTCCAGTTCCGCCGCGAGCTGTCCATGCCGCTGATTCTGCTCGGCGGCGTCACCGACCTCGACGGGATGCGTACGGCCATGAGCGACGGCTTCGAGTACGTCGCGATGGCCCGCGCCCTGCTCAGGGAGCCGGACCTGATCAACAAGATCCGCCGCGACGCCGCCACCCGGTCGCGCTGCACCCACTGCAACCTCTGCGCCGCCAGCATCTTCACCGGCACCCACTGCCCCCTGGACGCCGAGGGGACGACGGCGCTCGTCGCCGCCGGTACCCGGCCCGTCGTCGCCCCGTAG
- a CDS encoding 3-ketosteroid-delta-1-dehydrogenase encodes MSVPRQPRPTSVDLVVIGSGTGLAAALSAHEAGLSVVVVEKSRWVGGSTARSGGAFWIPANPVLAAEGSGDTPERGAAYLEAVVDGSAPEQRWRSFLEHGTATVEMLTRTTPMRFLWARGYSDYHPELPGGTAAGRSCECRPLDLKLLGADRARLRPAVLSAPVPMPVTGADYKWLNLMAKTPVRALPRIMTRLAQGLGGLAVGREYAAGGQAIAAGLFAGVRRAGIPVWTETALERLLVEGDRVVGAELRHGETTFAVRAERGVVLATGGFDHDLPLRHAHHHRDLGGWSLGADSNTGDGIRAAQEAGTGTDLMEQAWWFPAVAPVGDAAPSVLLAERSLPGSLMVDGTGRRFVNESCDYMTFGQRVLGLAREGGALPTMWLVFDQRYRNSYVFAGTQFPRAPLPKSWYAAGIAHRAGTPGDLARSMGVDADALNATLARFNRFAAAGVDDDFARGASAYDRYYGDPTVTPNPNLRPLAGTLYAVRVVLSDLGTCGGIRADGLGRALSDAGTPVPGLYAIGNAAANAFGRTYPGAGATIGQGLVYGYIVGRHAAGKLPAADQARAA; translated from the coding sequence ATGTCCGTACCCCGGCAGCCCCGGCCCACCTCGGTCGACCTCGTCGTGATCGGCTCCGGCACCGGCCTGGCCGCCGCGCTCAGCGCCCACGAGGCCGGCCTCTCCGTGGTCGTCGTGGAGAAGTCGCGCTGGGTCGGCGGCTCCACGGCGCGCTCCGGCGGCGCCTTCTGGATCCCGGCCAATCCCGTGCTGGCCGCCGAGGGCTCCGGGGACACGCCCGAGCGCGGCGCGGCGTACCTGGAGGCCGTCGTGGACGGCTCCGCGCCCGAACAGCGCTGGCGCAGCTTCCTCGAGCACGGCACCGCCACGGTCGAGATGCTCACCCGGACCACCCCGATGCGCTTCCTCTGGGCGCGCGGCTACTCCGACTACCACCCGGAGCTGCCCGGCGGCACCGCCGCCGGCCGTAGCTGCGAGTGCCGCCCGCTCGACCTGAAGCTCCTCGGTGCCGACCGGGCGCGGCTGCGTCCCGCCGTCCTCTCCGCGCCCGTGCCCATGCCGGTCACCGGCGCGGACTACAAGTGGCTCAACCTGATGGCGAAGACCCCGGTTCGCGCGCTGCCCCGCATCATGACCCGCCTCGCCCAGGGCCTCGGCGGCCTCGCGGTCGGGCGGGAGTACGCCGCCGGCGGCCAGGCCATCGCCGCCGGCCTCTTCGCCGGCGTCCGCCGTGCCGGCATCCCGGTCTGGACCGAGACGGCGCTGGAGCGGCTCCTGGTCGAGGGGGACCGGGTCGTCGGGGCCGAGCTGCGCCACGGGGAGACGACCTTCGCCGTACGGGCCGAGCGGGGTGTCGTGCTCGCCACCGGCGGCTTCGACCACGACCTGCCGCTGCGGCACGCCCACCACCACCGCGACCTGGGCGGCTGGAGCCTCGGCGCGGACAGCAACACCGGCGACGGGATCCGCGCCGCCCAGGAGGCGGGCACCGGCACCGACCTGATGGAGCAGGCGTGGTGGTTCCCCGCCGTCGCCCCGGTCGGCGACGCCGCGCCGTCGGTGCTCCTCGCCGAGCGTTCCCTGCCCGGGTCGCTCATGGTGGACGGCACGGGCCGCCGGTTCGTCAACGAGTCCTGCGACTACATGACGTTCGGGCAGCGGGTGCTCGGCCTCGCCCGCGAAGGTGGGGCGCTGCCCACCATGTGGCTGGTCTTCGACCAGCGGTACCGCAACAGCTACGTCTTCGCCGGCACGCAGTTCCCGCGCGCCCCGCTGCCGAAGTCCTGGTACGCGGCGGGCATCGCGCACCGCGCGGGCACCCCGGGTGACCTCGCCCGGTCGATGGGCGTGGACGCCGACGCGCTGAACGCCACCCTGGCGCGGTTCAACCGGTTCGCCGCCGCCGGGGTCGACGACGACTTCGCGCGCGGCGCCAGCGCGTACGACCGCTACTACGGCGACCCCACGGTGACGCCGAACCCGAACCTGCGGCCCCTGGCCGGCACCCTGTACGCCGTCCGGGTCGTCCTGTCCGATCTCGGCACCTGCGGCGGGATCCGGGCCGACGGCCTCGGCCGGGCGCTGTCCGACGCGGGGACCCCGGTCCCCGGGCTGTACGCCATCGGCAACGCCGCCGCCAACGCCTTCGGCCGCACCTACCCGGGGGCCGGGGCGACCATCGGCCAGGGCCTGGTCTACGGCTACATCGTCGGGCGGCACGCGGCGGGCAAGCTCCCCGCCGCCGACCAGGCCCGGGCCGCCTGA